The Mucilaginibacter yixingensis genome window below encodes:
- a CDS encoding RNA polymerase sigma factor: MSRFGKSGLALKAHWDAFLLEGDQDVFYTLYAHYHDYLIYLGNLRGATLDKSKDCINDLFLYVFENRSRLLHIRNHHNYLVTAFIRNLFRKPHFCAEESLELLDLPGMPVYPSVEAEYIQQTTEKEVAEALQAYIGELSESQTKIVYQKFYLGLSYEQIADVNDISVKTAYNTVYNSVGKLRKLIGQEYVGLVSTALSLIVFFF, translated from the coding sequence ATGTCTCGTTTTGGTAAGTCTGGTTTAGCGTTAAAAGCGCATTGGGATGCTTTCCTTTTGGAAGGTGATCAGGATGTTTTTTATACGCTTTACGCTCACTATCATGATTACCTCATCTATCTGGGTAATTTGAGAGGCGCCACGCTGGATAAGTCTAAAGATTGTATTAACGATCTTTTCTTGTACGTGTTTGAGAACCGAAGCAGGTTGCTGCACATCCGTAATCACCATAACTACCTGGTTACTGCTTTTATCCGTAACCTTTTCCGCAAACCACATTTCTGCGCAGAAGAAAGCCTGGAGCTGCTGGACTTGCCCGGCATGCCTGTTTACCCATCGGTAGAGGCCGAATATATTCAGCAAACAACCGAAAAAGAGGTGGCCGAGGCGCTGCAAGCCTACATAGGCGAGCTGTCTGAAAGTCAAACTAAAATTGTTTATCAGAAATTCTATCTCGGCCTCAGTTATGAGCAGATAGCCGATGTTAATGATATCTCCGTCAAAACAGCCTATAACACCGTTTATAATTCTGTCGGTAAGCTTAGAAAGCTCATCGGGCAGGAGTATGTGGGGCTTGTTTCTACTGCTCTTTCATTGATTGTCTTCTTTTTTTAA
- a CDS encoding RHS repeat-associated core domain-containing protein, whose translation MLKVDSNSGTARVIQEDEYYSFELRKPTGGYDYSNNNRYLYHGKEIQTDLTNQYDYGARFYDPVIGRWTSVDKLAEHPLQIDNSPYAYTVNNPIRYNDPDGNCGFCLIPIIEGLEALATVFEGVTATQAVGGAVFVEGATAITLTTIHRSGPNIVAPRDATIVNNPPTISKPNIVKANGTFGDKKDTKSKTEREALRKAKDRNGVPRSQQPGRTIKPNTPEGDAAGLDSRNVVQHEYTNSDGQKVVIRRDKPHEYGDGGKGDQGDHYNAGQNPQQPKDLNQHHDIKPAQ comes from the coding sequence TTGTTAAAAGTTGATAGCAACAGCGGCACGGCCCGCGTGATTCAGGAAGATGAGTACTACAGTTTTGAACTGCGTAAGCCAACCGGTGGTTATGATTACTCCAATAATAACCGTTACCTTTATCATGGAAAGGAGATTCAAACTGATCTAACCAACCAATATGATTACGGCGCAAGGTTCTATGATCCGGTGATTGGGAGGTGGACGAGTGTGGATAAGTTGGCGGAACATCCTTTACAAATAGATAATTCGCCTTATGCCTATACTGTTAATAATCCAATTAGATATAATGACCCTGATGGGAATTGTGGCTTTTGTTTAATCCCAATTATAGAAGGATTAGAAGCTTTAGCTACAGTCTTTGAAGGGGTAACCGCAACGCAAGCCGTTGGTGGAGCAGTTTTTGTTGAAGGGGCAACTGCAATAACTCTAACTACAATCCATCGATCCGGGCCTAATATAGTGGCTCCCAGAGACGCAACTATAGTAAACAACCCGCCAACGATCAGCAAACCTAACATAGTTAAAGCTAATGGAACCTTTGGTGATAAGAAAGATACAAAAAGTAAGACAGAGCGAGAGGCCTTGAGAAAAGCAAAAGACAGAAATGGGGTTCCTCGTAGTCAGCAGCCAGGTCGTACAATAAAACCAAACACCCCGGAGGGTGATGCGGCGGGCCTTGATAGTAGAAATGTAGTACAGCATGAATATACAAATAGCGATGGTCAAAAGGTTGTTATAAGACGCGACAAGCCGCATGAGTATGGAGATGGTGGTAAAGGTGATCAAGGCGATCATTATAACGCTGGTCAAAACCCGCAGCAACCAAAGGATTTAAACCAACATCATGACATTAAACCCGCGCAATAA
- a CDS encoding VOC family protein, whose protein sequence is MLPITPHLWFDDQKAKEAAEFYTSLLPDSAISAVNHFDTPFGTCELVEFTLASQPFMGIGAAKSQKVSPAISFMINFDPSRDPDAARRIDEVWSKLSAGGQVMMPIDRYPFSERYGWVADKYGISWQLILTNPEGEERPVIVPSLMYTGDVAGRAEEAIDFYCSVFKDGKRGITARYPAGMAPDKEGTLMYADFYADATWMAAMDSAHPHDFTFNDAVSLLIPCESQQEIDQYWAALTADGGQPGQCGWLKDKFGVSWQVATTVVPDTIKNGTREQIDRVMGAFMQMTKVDVAALLQAR, encoded by the coding sequence ATGTTACCAATAACACCGCACCTTTGGTTTGACGACCAGAAAGCTAAAGAAGCTGCTGAGTTTTATACTTCGCTGCTGCCAGATTCAGCCATTTCAGCTGTCAATCATTTTGATACGCCGTTTGGTACTTGCGAGTTGGTGGAGTTTACGTTGGCGAGCCAGCCTTTTATGGGGATTGGCGCAGCAAAATCGCAAAAGGTTAGTCCGGCAATTTCGTTTATGATCAATTTTGATCCCTCACGTGATCCTGACGCCGCCAGGCGCATTGATGAAGTATGGAGTAAACTCTCAGCCGGCGGACAGGTAATGATGCCGATTGACCGTTACCCTTTCAGCGAGCGTTATGGCTGGGTGGCCGATAAATACGGTATCTCGTGGCAGCTCATCCTTACCAACCCAGAGGGAGAGGAGCGTCCGGTAATTGTACCGTCGCTCATGTACACCGGCGATGTTGCCGGCCGTGCTGAAGAAGCGATTGATTTTTACTGCTCGGTATTTAAAGATGGTAAACGCGGTATTACTGCCCGTTACCCGGCTGGCATGGCGCCCGACAAAGAAGGCACCCTGATGTATGCCGATTTTTATGCCGATGCTACCTGGATGGCGGCGATGGACAGTGCCCACCCGCACGATTTTACTTTTAATGATGCCGTTTCATTGCTGATTCCCTGCGAAAGCCAACAGGAGATTGACCAATATTGGGCAGCCCTGACAGCCGACGGCGGGCAACCCGGCCAGTGCGGCTGGTTGAAAGACAAGTTTGGCGTATCATGGCAGGTAGCTACCACAGTGGTACCCGATACCATCAAAAACGGCACGCGCGAGCAGATTGACCGTGTAATGGGGGCCTTTATGCAGATGACTAAAGTTGATGTAGCAGCGTTGCTGCAGGCGCGATAG
- the pelA gene encoding pectate lyase, giving the protein MNPLKNIVRAALGISACFCVAQACAQDLQADNMLLFQRASGGWSKQYHGKAFSYNVQFSDSLKKDIAIEASHDDANIDNESTKKEIRYLAHAYKTYHNPKYKEAIERGIKFLLKSQYDNGGFPQYYPEKLLYRAEITYNDNAMINALNVLQDVVRKQNDLDFIDPSLTAPCAKAVKKGVQCILNTQIKANGKLTAWCQQYDEKTLQPAKARAYELPSISGSETVGIIDFLMSQQDPSNEIKTAVTAAVNWLKEVEIKGYKFVAVPAPGTPFGTNRQLVADSNAPTIWARYYEIGTNKPFFCDRDGIKKYDVNDIGYERRNGYAWYGSWANGLIDKGYPAWAKKWGVKE; this is encoded by the coding sequence ATGAACCCCCTTAAAAATATTGTGAGAGCCGCTTTAGGTATAAGCGCTTGTTTTTGTGTGGCCCAGGCTTGCGCGCAGGATTTGCAGGCCGATAACATGTTACTGTTTCAGCGTGCATCAGGCGGCTGGTCCAAACAGTACCATGGTAAGGCTTTTAGCTACAATGTGCAGTTTTCAGACTCGCTGAAAAAGGACATCGCTATTGAAGCTTCGCACGATGATGCTAATATTGATAACGAATCGACTAAGAAAGAGATCCGTTACCTGGCTCATGCGTATAAAACCTACCATAATCCTAAATACAAGGAAGCGATAGAGCGCGGTATAAAATTCCTGCTGAAATCTCAATATGATAACGGTGGTTTCCCGCAATACTATCCTGAGAAACTGCTGTATCGTGCCGAGATTACTTACAATGATAACGCCATGATCAATGCGCTCAATGTGCTGCAGGATGTGGTGCGTAAGCAGAACGATCTGGACTTTATAGACCCATCGCTGACAGCGCCATGTGCCAAAGCCGTTAAAAAGGGCGTGCAGTGCATATTGAACACGCAGATCAAGGCAAACGGCAAACTCACAGCCTGGTGCCAGCAATATGACGAGAAAACTTTGCAACCGGCCAAGGCACGTGCTTATGAGTTACCATCTATCAGCGGTTCTGAAACCGTAGGTATTATTGATTTTCTGATGAGTCAGCAAGATCCGTCAAACGAAATTAAAACTGCCGTTACCGCTGCGGTAAACTGGTTGAAAGAAGTTGAAATAAAAGGCTATAAATTTGTGGCGGTACCTGCGCCGGGCACGCCCTTTGGCACCAACCGCCAGTTAGTGGCCGATAGTAATGCGCCAACCATTTGGGCCAGATATTATGAAATAGGTACCAACAAGCCATTCTTTTGCGATAGAGACGGCATTAAGAAATACGACGTCAATGATATTGGCTATGAGCGCCGTAACGGCTACGCCTGGTATGGCAGCTGGGCTAACGGTTTGATTGATAAAGGTTACCCCGCCTGGGCTAAAAAGTGGGGCGTTAAAGAATAA
- a CDS encoding formylglycine-generating enzyme family protein: MKRIALLMACGVLAACSNQPKKAASVQQQAVVDTPKQGHTDMVHLPAGSFMMGTDDKDFNDAQPVHRVNMKSFWIDEHEVTNDQFARFVSATHYVTVAEQKPDPKDYPGVPPESLVPGSGVFTPPSHPVSLNDPMQWWSYVAGASWRHPFGPKSNIDGKGNYPVVHVCYTDALAYATWAGKRLPTEAEWEYAARAGKANKTYYWGSEMHPNGKMMANNFQGHFPDKDTGADGFKGIAPVKSFPANGWGLYDMEGNVWEWCNDFYRSDYYAHSPADNPQGPADSYDPEEPNAVKRVQRGGSFICSDEYCIRYKAGSRGKGEVNSGSNNLGFRCVSDR, from the coding sequence TTGAAGAGAATAGCATTATTGATGGCCTGCGGCGTGCTGGCTGCCTGTAGCAATCAACCTAAAAAGGCTGCGTCTGTGCAACAGCAGGCAGTTGTAGATACGCCCAAACAAGGCCACACAGATATGGTGCACCTGCCTGCCGGCAGTTTTATGATGGGTACCGATGATAAAGATTTTAACGATGCGCAACCCGTGCACCGCGTAAATATGAAAAGCTTTTGGATTGATGAGCACGAAGTGACCAATGATCAGTTTGCCCGATTTGTATCAGCTACGCATTATGTTACCGTTGCCGAGCAAAAACCCGACCCGAAAGATTATCCCGGCGTGCCTCCGGAAAGCCTGGTACCCGGCTCTGGTGTGTTCACACCGCCCTCGCATCCGGTATCGCTGAATGACCCAATGCAGTGGTGGAGCTATGTTGCCGGGGCCAGCTGGCGCCATCCTTTCGGACCGAAAAGCAACATCGATGGCAAGGGTAACTATCCGGTGGTGCACGTTTGTTATACCGACGCCCTGGCCTATGCCACCTGGGCCGGCAAACGCTTGCCTACCGAAGCTGAGTGGGAGTACGCCGCCCGTGCCGGCAAAGCCAATAAGACCTACTATTGGGGTAGCGAAATGCACCCGAATGGCAAAATGATGGCCAATAACTTTCAAGGCCATTTTCCGGATAAGGATACCGGTGCCGATGGCTTTAAAGGTATTGCGCCCGTAAAATCGTTCCCGGCCAATGGCTGGGGTTTGTATGATATGGAGGGTAACGTATGGGAATGGTGTAATGACTTTTATCGGTCTGACTACTATGCCCATAGTCCGGCTGATAACCCTCAGGGCCCGGCAGATAGCTATGACCCTGAGGAGCCTAACGCCGTGAAACGTGTGCAGCGCGGTGGGTCTTTTATTTGCAGTGATGAGTATTGCATCCGCTACAAAGCAGGCAGCAGGGGCAAAGGCGAGGTGAACAGCGGATCAAATAATTTGGGTTTCAGGTGTGTGAGCGACAGGTAG